A section of the Echeneis naucrates chromosome 12, fEcheNa1.1, whole genome shotgun sequence genome encodes:
- the cercam gene encoding procollagen galactosyltransferase 2, with amino-acid sequence MLLHFLALAASLFQAQGYFSEEKYPEESKMQPPTVVVAIIARNAAHSLPYYLGALERLNYPKDRISVWAATDHNLDNTTAILKEWLTVTQKFYHYVEWRPMEQPTSYAGELGPKHWPNSRYEYVMKLKQAALNFAKKRWADYILYADTDNILTNPDTINLLIAENKSVIAPMLDSPGAYSNYWCGITPQGYYRRTAEYFPTRHRHRLGCFPVPMVHSTMLLDLRKEGMKNLAFYPPHEDYSWPYDDIIVFAFSCRAAEIQMYLCNKERYGYLNVPAKPHHTLEDDRLNFVHVHLESIIDGPPMYPSRFVHMFPKQRDLMGFDEIYLINLRRRPDRRDRMLFSLNELEIDVKVVDAVDGNALNSSDIKILGVDLLPGYYDPFSGRTLTKGEVGCFLSHYYIWKEMVDEQMDKALVFEDDVRFQSNFKRRVIRLMEEVEQVELDWDLIYFGRKQVNPANEEAVESVRNLVVADYSYWTLSYAISLQGAQKLLNAEPLSKMLPVDEFLPIMYDKHPNDDYKSHFLNRNLQAFSTRPLLVQPCHYAGEPKWVSDTETSTLWDDDSVRTDWRGSHKTLKGSPPSEMLSAAYRDEL; translated from the exons ATGTTACTTCACTTTCTCGCCTTGGCGGCCTCGCTTTTCCAGGCGCAGGGTTACTTTTCCGAGGAAAAGTATCCGGAGGAGTCCAAAATGCAGCCGCCCACCGTGGTGGTGGCGATCATAGCCCGGAACGCAGCCCACTCTCTGCCGTACTACCTCGGAGCTCTGGAGAGACTCAACTACCCCAAAGATCGCATCTCAGTGTG ggCTGCCACAGATCACAACTTAGACAACACCACAGCTATACTCAAAGAGTGGCTGACTGTCACGCAGAAATTTTACCATTATGTTGAGTGGAGACCAATGGAGCAGCCCAC GTCCTACGCAGGCGAGCTTGGTCCTAAGCATTGGCCCAACAGCAGATATGAATATGTGATGAAGCTGAAGCAGGCCGCACTTAACTTTGCCAAGAAACGCTGGGCTGACTACATTTTG TATGCTGACACAGACAATATCCTCACCAACCCAGACACCATCAACCTGCTGATAGCAGAGAACAAGTCAGTGATCGCTCCAATGTTAGACTCTCCAGGAGCATACTCTAACTACTGGTGTGGCATCACTCCCCAG GGATATTATCGTCGAACAGCAGAGTATTTTCCCACCCGTCACCGTCACAGGCTGGGTTGCTTCCCAGTGCCCATGGTCCACTCCACCATGCTGCTGGATTTAAGGAAGGAGGGCATGAAGAATCTGGCCTTCTACCCTCCACACGAGGACTACTCGTGGCCCTATGACGACATCATTGTGTTCGCCTTCTCCTGTCGGGCAGCAG aGATACAAATGTACCTGTGTAACAAGGAGCGCTATGGCTATCTGAACGTCCCAGCCAAACCTCACCACACCCTGGAAGATGATCGCCTCAACTTTGTTCATGTCCACCTGGAGTCCATAA TTGATGGTCCTCCCATGTACCCGTCTCGCTTTGTCCACATGTTCCCCAAACAGAGAGACCTTATGGGCTTTGACGAG ATATATTTGATAAATCTGCGACGCCGTCCTGACCGTAGAGACCGGATGTTGTTCTCTCTGAATGAGCTGGAGATTGATGTTAAGGTGGTGGATGCTGTAGATGGAAA tGCACTGAACAGCAGTGACATTAAAATCCTGGGTGTTGACCTGCTTCCGGGGTATTACGACCCATTCTCTGGACGGACCCTGACAAAGGGAGAAGTGGGCTGCTTCCTGAGCCACTACTACATCTGGAAGGAG ATGGTGGACGAGCAGATGGATAAAGCGTTAGTGTTTGAAGATGATGTTCGTTTCCAGTCCAACTTCAAACGAAGAGTAATCAGGCTGATGGAGGAAGTggagcaggtggagctggaTTGGGACCTAAT ATACTTCGGTAGGAAGCAGGTGAATCCTGCGAACGAGGAGGCAGTGGAGAGTGTTCGGAACTTGGTGGTAGCGGACTACTCATACTGGACGCTGTCTTATGCCATCTCCCTACAGGGAGCTCAAAAACTGCTTAATGCTGAGCCGCTTTCCAAGATGCTGCCGGTCGATGAGTTCCTTCCCATCATGTATGACAAACATCCCAA TGACGACTACAAGTCCCATTTCCTCAACAGAAACTTACAAGCCTTCAGTACGCGCCCCCTCCTGGTTCAGCCATGTCACTATGCTGGTGAGCCCAAGTGGGTGAGCGACACGGAAACATCCACTCTGTGGGACGACGACTCGGTACGCACTGACTGGAGGGGTTCCCACAAGACCCTCAAAGGTTCACCGCCATCAGAGATGCTGTCAGCTGCCTACAGGGATGAACTTTAG